One stretch of Euzebyales bacterium DNA includes these proteins:
- a CDS encoding SDR family NAD(P)-dependent oxidoreductase: MMARIALVTGGNRGIGRELVAQLSAAGDTALLGARNIVGARDVATALADNAGRVEIVPLDVADPASITRAARHVANAHGHLDVLINNAAIHYDTAQRGVDADLRIVQEALDTNLFGAWRAAQAFLPLLRRSAHPRLVNVSSESGSLASMGGGTPAYSVSKAALNALTRVLAHELRAEDVLVNAVCPGWTATDMGGRGGRPVADGAASVLWAVDLPDDGPTGGFFRDGERVPW, from the coding sequence ATGATGGCACGCATCGCGCTGGTCACCGGAGGCAACCGCGGGATCGGACGCGAACTGGTCGCGCAGCTGTCGGCTGCCGGCGACACGGCGCTGCTGGGCGCCCGCAACATCGTGGGCGCCCGTGACGTGGCGACGGCGCTGGCCGACAACGCGGGCCGCGTCGAGATCGTGCCGCTGGACGTCGCGGACCCAGCCAGCATCACGCGGGCGGCGCGGCACGTGGCCAACGCCCATGGCCACCTCGACGTGTTGATCAACAACGCGGCGATCCACTACGACACCGCTCAGCGCGGCGTGGACGCCGACCTGCGGATCGTCCAGGAGGCGCTGGACACCAACCTCTTCGGCGCGTGGCGGGCGGCCCAGGCGTTCCTGCCGTTGCTGCGACGCAGCGCGCATCCGCGGCTGGTAAACGTGTCCAGCGAGAGCGGGTCGCTGGCGTCGATGGGCGGTGGCACACCCGCGTACTCGGTCTCCAAGGCGGCGCTCAATGCGCTGACCCGGGTGCTCGCCCACGAGCTCCGTGCCGAGGACGTCCTGGTCAACGCCGTGTGCCCGGGATGGACGGCGACCGACATGGGTGGACGCGGGGGCCGCCCCGTGGCCGACGGCGCCGCCTCGGTCTTGTGGGCCGTCGATCTTCCGGACGACGGGCCGACCGGCGGGTTCTTCCGGGACGGCGAGCGCGTGCCCTGGTGA